Proteins encoded in a region of the Sphingopyxis sp. OAS728 genome:
- a CDS encoding antibiotic biosynthesis monooxygenase family protein translates to MAVLEHALLHVRAGSEADFEAAVAEARPLIAASPGFISLEICRPTATGQAYLLLVKWRSVADHRDGFRQSDRYQQWRALLHHFYDPMPEVSYFGEPL, encoded by the coding sequence TTGGCCGTTCTCGAACATGCGCTGCTTCACGTCCGTGCGGGCAGCGAAGCCGATTTCGAGGCGGCCGTCGCCGAGGCGCGGCCGCTGATCGCCGCGTCGCCGGGCTTTATTTCGCTCGAAATCTGCCGCCCGACAGCAACCGGACAGGCTTATCTGCTTTTGGTGAAGTGGAGGTCGGTCGCGGATCATCGGGACGGCTTCCGGCAATCGGACCGCTATCAGCAATGGCGGGCGTTGCTGCATCACTTTTATGACCCTATGCCAGAGGTCAGCTATTTCGGAGAGCCGCTGTGA
- a CDS encoding TerC family protein has protein sequence MWDAIVKDFSNITEPAAFAAFLQVLMIDLVLAGDNAIVVGALAAGLPADQRKKVILIGVLAALVLRIAFALVVTQLMQIVGLIFVGGLLLIWVAWKMWRELRHTGQSHGSPEIAGDEHSGLKPAKSFAGAAWAVAVADVSMSLDNVLAVAGAAREHPGILIVGLIFAVALMGVAANIIAKYIERYRWIAYLGLAVIVYVAVKMIYEGWVDPGVGIGTLFG, from the coding sequence ATGTGGGACGCGATCGTCAAGGATTTCTCGAACATCACCGAGCCCGCGGCCTTCGCGGCCTTCCTGCAGGTGCTGATGATCGACCTCGTGCTTGCGGGTGACAATGCGATCGTTGTCGGCGCGCTTGCCGCCGGCCTTCCTGCCGACCAGCGCAAGAAGGTCATCCTGATCGGTGTGCTCGCGGCATTGGTGCTGCGCATCGCCTTCGCCCTCGTCGTCACCCAGCTGATGCAGATTGTCGGATTGATCTTTGTCGGCGGCCTGTTGCTGATCTGGGTCGCGTGGAAAATGTGGCGCGAACTGCGTCACACCGGCCAGTCGCACGGTTCGCCCGAGATTGCAGGGGACGAGCACTCGGGGCTGAAGCCCGCCAAGAGCTTTGCCGGGGCCGCCTGGGCGGTTGCCGTCGCCGACGTCAGCATGAGCCTCGACAATGTGCTCGCAGTCGCTGGTGCAGCGCGCGAGCATCCGGGCATCCTGATCGTCGGCCTGATCTTTGCCGTCGCCTTGATGGGTGTCGCGGCGAACATCATCGCCAAATATATCGAACGCTACCGCTGGATCGCCTATCTCGGCCTCGCCGTGATCGTCTATGTCGCGGTCAAGATGATCTACGAAGGCTGGGTCGACCCCGGCGTCGGGATCGGGACGCTGTTCGGCTAA
- the hemE gene encoding uroporphyrinogen decarboxylase yields the protein MKASPKSLLATLRGVRQERPPLWLMRQAGRYLPEYRALRETKGGFLELCYDPEAAAEVTLQPIRRFGFDGSILFSDILVIPHALGQHLWFEAGEGPRLAPPLVDSALASLEAAPQRLDPVYETVARVATSLPPETTFLGFAGSPWTVATYMVAGQGSKDQAAARRLAFGDPAAFQNIIDAIVDLTVTYLSGQIENGVDAVQLFDSWAGSLSPAQYEQWVIVPNAEIVRRLKGLHPDTPVIGFPKGAGGKLRAYADETGVDAIGLDETVDPVWADAALPARLPVQGNLDPLALVAGGEALDAAIDRILAAFPSRPHIFNLGHGIVPDTPIAHVEHLIRRVRGG from the coding sequence GTGAAGGCGTCACCGAAGAGTCTGCTCGCAACGTTGCGCGGGGTGCGTCAGGAGCGCCCACCCCTCTGGCTAATGCGCCAGGCCGGACGCTATCTTCCCGAATATCGCGCCCTTCGCGAAACCAAGGGCGGCTTCCTCGAGCTTTGCTACGATCCCGAGGCCGCGGCCGAAGTCACGTTACAGCCGATCCGGCGCTTCGGTTTCGACGGATCGATCCTCTTCTCCGACATTCTCGTCATCCCGCACGCACTCGGCCAGCATCTGTGGTTCGAGGCGGGCGAGGGGCCGCGGCTCGCGCCGCCGCTCGTCGACAGCGCCCTAGCGTCGCTCGAAGCCGCGCCGCAGCGCCTCGACCCCGTCTATGAAACCGTCGCGCGGGTTGCTACATCCCTGCCGCCTGAAACGACCTTCCTCGGCTTTGCAGGAAGCCCGTGGACGGTCGCGACCTATATGGTGGCGGGGCAGGGGTCGAAGGATCAGGCCGCCGCGAGGCGGCTCGCGTTCGGCGATCCAGCGGCATTTCAGAATATCATCGATGCGATCGTTGACCTGACCGTCACCTATCTGTCGGGGCAGATCGAAAATGGCGTCGACGCCGTCCAATTGTTCGACAGCTGGGCGGGCAGCCTGTCGCCGGCGCAATATGAGCAATGGGTGATCGTGCCCAACGCCGAGATCGTCCGCCGGTTGAAGGGGCTGCATCCCGATACGCCGGTCATCGGCTTTCCAAAGGGAGCGGGTGGCAAGCTTCGCGCTTATGCCGACGAAACCGGGGTCGACGCGATCGGGCTCGACGAGACGGTCGATCCGGTGTGGGCCGACGCCGCCTTGCCGGCGCGTCTTCCCGTACAGGGCAATCTCGACCCGCTCGCGCTCGTCGCGGGCGGCGAAGCGCTCGATGCCGCGATCGACCGCATCCTTGCGGCTTTCCCGTCGCGTCCCCATATCTTCAATCTCGGCCATGGGATCGTGCCCGACACGCCGATCGCCCATGTCGAACATCTGATCAGACGCGTTCGCGGCGGGTAA
- a CDS encoding DUF1489 domain-containing protein encodes MTRVAVGCADYPALQARIANYAQGGEIRFTTRFKPKRADELIGGKLHFIVKHTLVARVEILRFEDRSDGRIDIVCVAALERIHPQPKRAHQGWRYLADADAPKGVDEGDGLADLPPELYRELAELSLI; translated from the coding sequence ATGACCCGCGTTGCCGTCGGCTGCGCCGACTATCCGGCCCTGCAGGCGCGGATCGCCAACTATGCGCAAGGCGGCGAGATTCGTTTCACGACGCGGTTCAAGCCGAAGCGTGCCGACGAACTGATCGGCGGCAAGCTGCATTTCATCGTCAAGCACACGCTCGTCGCGCGTGTCGAAATTCTGCGCTTCGAGGATCGCAGTGACGGGCGGATCGACATCGTCTGTGTGGCGGCGCTCGAGCGGATCCATCCGCAGCCGAAACGCGCGCATCAGGGATGGCGCTATCTGGCCGACGCCGACGCGCCAAAGGGGGTCGATGAGGGCGACGGGCTCGCGGATTTGCCGCCGGAGCTTTATCGCGAGCTTGCCGAGCTGAGCCTGATCTAG
- a CDS encoding CopD family protein: MELAGFLGVTMLWVKAAHIIFVIFLMAGLFMMPRFFVYHHQVPVGSDEDKKWIEREDRLRRIILGPSLIIVWIFGLMLAFNGDYWREGWFIAKFLLVIALSGYHGWMIGYFKKLKKGERPLTEKQLRMLNEVPGIAAAIIVILVVVRP; encoded by the coding sequence ATGGAACTGGCTGGTTTTCTGGGGGTGACGATGCTTTGGGTCAAAGCAGCGCATATCATTTTCGTGATTTTCCTGATGGCCGGCCTGTTCATGATGCCGCGCTTTTTCGTCTATCACCATCAGGTGCCCGTCGGTTCCGACGAAGACAAAAAGTGGATCGAGCGCGAAGATCGGCTGCGGCGGATCATTCTGGGTCCGTCGCTGATCATCGTCTGGATCTTCGGCTTGATGCTCGCATTCAACGGCGATTATTGGCGCGAAGGCTGGTTCATCGCCAAATTCCTGCTCGTGATCGCGTTGTCGGGTTATCACGGCTGGATGATCGGCTATTTCAAGAAGCTGAAGAAAGGCGAGCGCCCGCTCACCGAAAAACAGCTTCGCATGCTCAACGAGGTACCCGGCATCGCCGCAGCGATTATCGTCATCCTCGTCGTCGTCCGTCCCTAG
- the rho gene encoding transcription termination factor Rho has translation MHLKELKTKAPAQLVEMAEELGVEGASTLRKQDLMFSILKELAEEGEEIIGSGTIEVLPDSFGFLRSSDANYLAGPDDIYVSPNQVRKYGLRTGDTVEGEIRAPRDGERYFALTKLIKVNFDDPEAVRHRVNFDNLTPLYPNQKLSLDTVDPTVKDKSARVIDLVSPQGKGQRALIVAPPRTGKTVLLQNIAKAITDNHPEVYLIVLLVDERPEEVTDMQRSVNGEVVSSTFDEPATRHVQVAEMVIEKAKRLVEHKKDVVILLDSITRLGRAYNTVVPSSGKVLTGGVDANALQRPKRFFGAARNIEEGGSLSIIATALIDTGSRMDEVIFEEFKGTGNSEIVLDRKVADKRIFPSLDVGKSGTRKEELLVEKDKLSKMWVLRRILMQMGTIDAMEFLLDKIKDSKTNEDFFDSMNQ, from the coding sequence ATGCATCTTAAAGAACTCAAAACCAAAGCCCCCGCCCAGCTCGTCGAAATGGCGGAAGAACTGGGGGTCGAGGGCGCCTCGACGCTGCGCAAGCAGGACCTGATGTTCTCGATCCTGAAAGAACTCGCCGAAGAGGGCGAGGAAATCATCGGGTCGGGCACGATCGAGGTCCTCCCGGACTCGTTCGGTTTCCTGCGCTCGTCGGACGCCAATTATCTTGCCGGCCCCGACGACATTTATGTCTCGCCGAACCAGGTCCGCAAATATGGCCTGCGGACGGGCGACACCGTCGAGGGCGAGATCCGCGCGCCGCGCGATGGCGAACGCTATTTTGCGCTGACCAAGCTGATCAAGGTCAATTTTGACGATCCCGAGGCGGTGCGCCACCGCGTCAATTTCGACAACCTCACCCCGCTCTATCCGAACCAGAAGCTGTCGCTCGACACCGTCGACCCGACCGTCAAGGACAAGTCGGCGCGCGTGATCGATCTTGTCAGCCCGCAGGGCAAGGGCCAGCGCGCGCTGATCGTCGCGCCGCCGCGCACGGGTAAGACGGTGCTGCTGCAGAACATCGCCAAGGCGATCACCGACAACCATCCCGAGGTTTACCTGATCGTCCTCCTCGTCGACGAACGTCCCGAGGAAGTCACCGACATGCAGCGCAGCGTGAACGGCGAAGTCGTTTCCTCGACCTTCGACGAACCCGCGACGCGCCACGTCCAGGTCGCCGAAATGGTGATCGAAAAGGCGAAGCGCCTTGTCGAGCACAAGAAGGATGTCGTCATCCTCCTCGACTCGATCACGCGTCTCGGCCGCGCCTACAACACCGTCGTCCCGAGCTCGGGCAAGGTGCTGACCGGCGGTGTCGATGCCAATGCGCTCCAGCGCCCGAAGCGTTTCTTCGGTGCCGCGCGTAACATCGAGGAAGGTGGTTCGCTGTCGATTATCGCGACCGCGCTGATCGACACCGGCAGCCGCATGGACGAAGTGATCTTCGAAGAATTCAAGGGCACGGGTAACTCGGAAATCGTGCTCGACCGCAAGGTCGCCGACAAGCGCATCTTCCCGTCGCTCGACGTCGGCAAGTCGGGTACCCGCAAGGAAGAACTGCTCGTCGAGAAGGACAAGCTCAGCAAAATGTGGGTGCTGCGCCGCATCCTCATGCAGATGGGCACGATCGACGCGATGGAATTCCTGCTCGACAAGATCAAGGATTCGAAGACCAACGAGGATTTCTTCGACAGCATGAACCAGTAA
- a CDS encoding dienelactone hydrolase family protein, with the protein MSATNITIPTLDGEATIPAYVARPDADSSRAIIVIPEIFGVNAGIVQKCEDWAAQGYLAIAPDLFWRFAPGVDLNPDVEAELNEALRLLGQYNVDDGVKDIEAAIRWLHGQGAAKVGCVGYCLGGKLAYMAAARTDIDVSVGYYGVMIDQMLNESHAIANPLMLHIPTADHFVSPEAQAKMHEGLDPHPKVTLHDYEGLDHGFAATDGDRRDDAAAELADSRTRAFLAEHLA; encoded by the coding sequence ATGTCCGCGACGAACATCACTATTCCCACGCTCGACGGCGAAGCGACGATTCCCGCCTATGTCGCGCGTCCCGACGCCGATTCGTCGCGCGCGATCATCGTCATCCCCGAAATCTTCGGCGTGAACGCGGGCATCGTGCAGAAATGCGAAGATTGGGCGGCGCAGGGCTATCTCGCGATCGCGCCCGACCTCTTCTGGCGCTTCGCCCCCGGGGTCGACCTCAACCCCGATGTCGAGGCCGAATTGAATGAGGCGCTCCGGCTTCTCGGCCAATATAATGTCGACGACGGGGTGAAGGATATCGAGGCGGCAATCCGCTGGCTCCACGGCCAGGGCGCGGCCAAGGTCGGCTGCGTCGGCTACTGCCTCGGCGGCAAGCTCGCCTATATGGCCGCCGCACGCACCGATATCGACGTGTCGGTCGGCTATTATGGCGTCATGATCGACCAGATGCTGAACGAAAGCCATGCAATCGCGAACCCGCTGATGCTCCATATCCCGACCGCCGATCACTTCGTCAGCCCCGAGGCGCAGGCGAAGATGCACGAGGGGCTCGACCCGCATCCCAAGGTGACGCTCCACGATTATGAAGGGCTCGATCACGGCTTTGCCGCAACCGACGGCGATCGCCGCGACGACGCGGCGGCAGAGCTCGCCGACAGCCGCACGCGCGCCTTCCTCGCCGAGCATCTCGCATGA
- a CDS encoding nuclear transport factor 2 family protein, whose protein sequence is MSAHPGLAAWHTYMAGGGDPQALKDLLAEDAVFHSPVVHTPQEGRDKVFAYLHAASHVLGGDDFRYLREIVDGEQAMLEFQSSLDGIQINGVDIITWNADRKISDFKVMVRPLKAINKVWEKMGEMLAAQAAG, encoded by the coding sequence ATGAGCGCGCACCCCGGTCTCGCCGCTTGGCATACCTATATGGCCGGCGGCGGCGACCCGCAGGCGCTCAAGGATCTACTCGCCGAAGATGCGGTGTTCCACTCGCCCGTCGTTCACACCCCGCAGGAAGGGCGCGACAAGGTCTTCGCCTATCTCCATGCGGCGAGCCATGTGCTGGGCGGCGACGATTTCCGCTATCTGCGCGAGATCGTCGACGGCGAGCAAGCGATGCTCGAATTCCAGAGCAGCCTCGACGGCATCCAGATCAACGGCGTCGACATCATCACCTGGAACGCAGACAGAAAAATCAGCGATTTCAAAGTGATGGTTCGCCCGCTCAAGGCGATCAACAAGGTCTGGGAGAAGATGGGCGAGATGCTCGCGGCGCAAGCCGCGGGCTAG